The following are encoded in a window of Deltaproteobacteria bacterium genomic DNA:
- a CDS encoding zinc ribbon domain-containing protein: protein MPIYEYRCEHCGDFEEMQRITDPPLSRCPRCKRKVRRLISSTSFQLKGSGWYVTDYGRAGSGNGAKKEGGKESAAAESKADGKSEAKSETKPGSSSEKSAS, encoded by the coding sequence ATGCCGATCTACGAGTACCGCTGCGAGCACTGCGGGGACTTCGAGGAGATGCAGCGCATCACCGACCCCCCGCTGTCGCGCTGCCCTCGCTGCAAGCGCAAGGTCCGGCGCCTCATCTCGAGCACGAGCTTCCAGCTGAAGGGCAGCGGCTGGTACGTCACCGACTACGGGCGCGCCGGGAGCGGAAACGGCGCCAAGAAGGAGGGCGGCAAGGAGTCGGCCGCCGCCGAGAGCAAGGCGGACGGCAAGTCCGAGGCGAAATCCGAGACCAAGCCCGGCAGCTCCAGCGAGAAGTCGGCCTCCTGA
- a CDS encoding hydantoinase B/oxoprolinase family protein — MDAVALEIAHHRLAGVAEEMGVVLGRTALSPNIKERRDYSCAVFDARGALAAQAAHIPVHLGSTPLAVRAALERVAMGPGDVVILNDPFAGGTHLPDVTLVAPAFLPSARRPFAYVANRAHHADMGGMSPGSMPLATEIFQEGFRLPPVRLVSAGRVATDVLALFLANTRVPAEREGDLMAQWSALRVGADRLQALARAGGVRRLAAQMAALQAYSAALMRASLARLPAGTYRATDVLDDDGLGATRLPVAVAITIGRGRARVDFAGSAPQTRGPVNANLAVTRSAVLYVFTALAEERLPPNDGLARPLTIAAPEGSIVNARFPAAVAGGNVETSQRIVDVLLHALARAAPDRVPAASAGSMNNLALGGLGFAYYETLAGGAGAGPHGPGLSAVHTHMTNTMNTPVEALEAYYPLRVRRYAVRRGSGGRGRHRGGDGVVREIELLVPTEVTLLAERRRVPPYGLAGGGPGAVGRDWIARDGRARRIPAKTTFAAEPGARLRIETPGGGGFGRPGRR; from the coding sequence ATGGACGCGGTCGCGCTCGAGATCGCCCACCATCGCCTGGCCGGGGTCGCCGAGGAGATGGGCGTTGTGCTCGGTCGGACGGCCCTCTCGCCCAACATCAAGGAGCGGCGCGACTACTCGTGCGCGGTGTTCGACGCGCGCGGCGCGCTCGCCGCGCAGGCGGCCCACATCCCGGTCCACCTGGGCTCGACGCCGCTCGCGGTGCGCGCCGCCCTCGAGCGGGTCGCCATGGGACCGGGCGACGTCGTGATCCTGAACGACCCCTTCGCCGGGGGCACGCATCTGCCCGACGTGACCCTGGTGGCGCCTGCCTTCCTCCCCAGCGCGCGCCGCCCGTTCGCTTACGTCGCCAACCGCGCGCACCATGCCGACATGGGCGGCATGTCGCCCGGCTCGATGCCGCTGGCGACCGAGATCTTCCAGGAGGGCTTCCGGCTTCCTCCCGTACGGCTGGTGAGCGCGGGGCGCGTGGCCACGGACGTGCTCGCGCTCTTTCTCGCCAACACGCGCGTGCCCGCCGAGCGGGAGGGCGACCTCATGGCGCAGTGGTCGGCGCTGCGCGTGGGCGCCGACCGGCTCCAGGCCCTGGCGAGGGCGGGCGGCGTGCGCCGGCTGGCGGCGCAGATGGCGGCCCTGCAGGCGTACTCGGCCGCCCTCATGCGCGCGAGCCTCGCGCGCCTGCCGGCCGGAACCTACCGCGCGACCGACGTCCTCGACGACGACGGGCTCGGCGCGACGCGGCTCCCGGTCGCGGTCGCGATCACCATCGGCCGCGGCCGCGCCCGGGTCGACTTCGCCGGCTCCGCGCCTCAGACCCGCGGCCCCGTGAACGCGAACCTCGCGGTCACGCGCTCGGCGGTCCTCTACGTGTTCACCGCGCTCGCCGAGGAGCGCCTGCCGCCGAACGACGGCCTCGCGCGCCCGCTCACCATCGCTGCTCCCGAGGGCTCGATCGTGAACGCGCGCTTTCCGGCCGCCGTGGCGGGCGGCAACGTCGAGACCTCGCAGCGCATCGTCGACGTGCTGCTCCATGCCCTGGCGCGCGCCGCGCCCGATCGCGTCCCGGCCGCAAGCGCCGGTTCGATGAACAACCTGGCGCTCGGTGGCCTGGGCTTCGCCTACTACGAGACGCTCGCGGGCGGCGCCGGCGCTGGCCCGCACGGACCGGGCCTCTCCGCAGTGCACACCCACATGACGAACACCATGAACACGCCGGTCGAGGCCCTCGAAGCGTACTATCCGCTCAGGGTGCGGCGCTATGCCGTGCGGCGCGGGTCCGGCGGGCGCGGCCGTCACCGGGGTGGCGACGGCGTGGTGCGCGAGATCGAGCTCCTCGTGCCGACGGAGGTGACGCTCCTCGCCGAGCGGAGACGCGTGCCACCTTACGGGCTCGCAGGCGGCGGACCGGGCGCCGTGGGTCGCGACTGGATCGCACGCGATGGGCGCGCCCGCCGCATCCCCGCGAAGACTACGTTCGCCGCCGAACCGGGCGCGCGCCTCCGGATCGAGACGCCCGGGGGCGGCGGCTTCGGCCGCCCCGG
- a CDS encoding YggT family protein, whose translation MPQFVLRQFVLFVAQALNMLLQLYFWLIIIGAVLSWVNPDPRNPIVRFIYGVTEPVLYQVRRRLPFVIVGGLDLSPIVVILVIMFAQTVIVQSLRRLAFEMSALQAFLA comes from the coding sequence ATGCCGCAGTTCGTGCTCCGGCAGTTCGTCCTCTTCGTTGCCCAAGCTCTCAACATGCTCCTCCAACTCTACTTCTGGCTCATCATCATCGGGGCCGTCCTCTCCTGGGTCAACCCCGACCCGCGCAATCCCATCGTGCGCTTCATCTACGGCGTGACCGAGCCCGTCCTCTACCAGGTGCGCCGGCGGCTGCCGTTCGTGATCGTGGGTGGGCTCGACCTCTCCCCGATCGTCGTGATCCTCGTGATCATGTTCGCGCAGACGGTCATCGTGCAGAGCCTCCGCCGGCTGGCCTTCGAGATGAGCGCCCTGCAGGCGTTTCTTGCCTGA
- a CDS encoding hydantoinase/oxoprolinase family protein translates to MTPPPVLVGVDTGGTFTDLVAVVGRRLRVLKVRSTPRDPAVAVRAGLAALGGAARLHYGSTVATNALLERRGARVVLLTTAGFEDVVEIGRQVRPELYALEPRRPAPLVPRARRIGVRERVLADGTVETPLAPREVARAVAAVARSRATAVGVCLLHAYAEPAHERRLGRALAGRGLHVTLSHRLLREYREYERVATTALNAYVGPAMARHLRALAGVVPGRRLRVMQSGGGLIGAPTACAEPVRTILSGPAGGVVGAAERARRAGHRRVITLDMGGTSADVSLVDGALAYRSETSIDGLPVRVPAIDIHTVGAGGGSLARLDRGGALRVGPESAGADPGPACYGRGTVPTVTDANLVLGRLVETEFLGGAMRLDRARAVRAIAPLARRLGGSVEAAAAGIVRVANAAMERALRVITVERGHDPRAFTLVAFGGAGALHAAELAEALGIRRVYVPRQPGLLSAWGVLAAEVVRDHGRTLRAVAPPAGVLEAGFRALVRDAERDLRREGVRPAAIERLLEVRYAGQAYEVLVPHGPGWERAFHRAHARLFGHADPRRPVEVVTLRARARGGRAGLPAERAPRGNRAAPLATRPVVFAGGARRAAVHRRDDLEPGRRLRGPVVICEYSATTLVPPGWRASVDRLGGLMLET, encoded by the coding sequence CTGACCCCCCCGCCCGTCCTCGTCGGCGTCGACACCGGCGGCACCTTCACCGACCTGGTGGCCGTGGTCGGCCGGCGGCTGCGGGTCTTGAAGGTGCGCTCCACGCCGCGCGACCCGGCGGTCGCGGTGCGTGCCGGGCTCGCCGCGCTGGGCGGCGCGGCGCGGCTCCACTACGGCTCGACGGTGGCAACCAACGCGCTCCTCGAGCGCCGCGGCGCGCGCGTCGTGCTCCTCACCACCGCAGGCTTCGAGGACGTGGTCGAGATCGGCCGGCAGGTGCGGCCCGAGCTCTACGCGCTCGAGCCACGCCGGCCGGCGCCGCTCGTGCCGCGCGCGCGGCGCATCGGCGTGCGCGAGCGCGTGCTCGCCGACGGGACGGTGGAGACGCCGCTCGCTCCGCGCGAGGTGGCCCGCGCCGTGGCCGCCGTGGCGCGCAGCCGGGCGACCGCCGTGGGCGTCTGCCTCCTCCACGCCTACGCCGAGCCCGCGCACGAGCGCCGGCTCGGCCGGGCGCTCGCCGGACGCGGCCTGCACGTGACGCTCTCGCACCGGCTCCTGCGCGAGTACCGCGAGTACGAGCGCGTGGCGACGACGGCCCTGAACGCCTACGTAGGCCCCGCCATGGCCCGTCACCTGCGCGCCCTGGCGGGGGTGGTCCCGGGACGGCGGCTCCGCGTCATGCAGTCGGGCGGCGGGCTCATCGGCGCGCCGACGGCGTGCGCCGAGCCGGTGCGCACCATCCTCTCCGGCCCCGCGGGCGGCGTCGTCGGGGCGGCGGAGCGCGCCCGCCGCGCCGGGCACCGGCGGGTCATCACGCTCGACATGGGGGGCACGTCGGCCGACGTGAGCCTAGTCGATGGCGCCCTCGCCTACCGGAGCGAGACGTCCATCGACGGGCTGCCGGTGCGCGTGCCCGCGATCGACATCCACACCGTCGGCGCCGGCGGCGGGTCGCTCGCGCGGCTCGATCGCGGCGGCGCGCTGCGCGTCGGCCCGGAGAGTGCGGGCGCCGATCCCGGGCCCGCCTGCTACGGCCGCGGGACCGTGCCGACCGTGACCGATGCAAATCTCGTCCTCGGGCGACTAGTGGAGACCGAGTTCCTGGGCGGCGCGATGCGCCTCGACCGCGCCCGCGCCGTGCGGGCGATCGCGCCGCTTGCGCGCCGCCTCGGAGGCTCCGTCGAGGCGGCCGCGGCCGGCATCGTGCGCGTGGCGAACGCGGCCATGGAGCGCGCGCTGCGCGTCATCACCGTCGAGCGCGGGCACGATCCCCGGGCCTTCACGCTGGTCGCGTTCGGGGGCGCGGGCGCGCTGCACGCCGCCGAGCTCGCCGAGGCGCTCGGCATCCGGCGCGTCTACGTGCCGCGGCAGCCGGGGCTCCTCTCGGCGTGGGGAGTGCTCGCGGCCGAGGTGGTGCGGGACCATGGCCGGACGCTGCGCGCCGTGGCGCCCCCCGCGGGTGTGCTCGAAGCGGGCTTCCGCGCGCTCGTGCGGGACGCCGAGCGCGACCTCCGGCGCGAGGGCGTGCGTCCCGCGGCGATCGAGCGGCTCCTCGAGGTGCGCTACGCGGGGCAGGCTTACGAGGTCTTGGTGCCCCACGGGCCCGGCTGGGAGCGTGCCTTCCATCGCGCGCACGCGCGCCTCTTCGGGCATGCCGATCCCCGCCGCCCGGTGGAGGTGGTGACGCTGCGCGCGCGGGCGCGCGGGGGCCGGGCAGGGCTCCCGGCCGAGCGGGCGCCGCGCGGCAACCGGGCGGCGCCGCTCGCGACCCGGCCGGTCGTGTTCGCGGGCGGGGCCCGCCGGGCGGCGGTCCATCGGCGCGACGATCTCGAGCCCGGCCGCCGGCTCCGCGGCCCGGTCGTGATCTGCGAGTACAGCGCGACGACGCTCGTCCCGCCGGGCTGGCGCGCCAGCGTCGACCGGCTGGGCGGACTCATGCTCGAGACCTGA
- a CDS encoding YggU family protein: MPDPPPWLRAASDGAVLRVHVVPGAGRAGVAGLHGDALRVRVAAPPVEGAANRELLRLLARLLGVRPGDLELEGGVHGREKRVRVRGLAAETVRERLGAVPSVDREKGRS; the protein is encoded by the coding sequence TTGCCTGACCCACCCCCGTGGCTCCGGGCCGCCTCGGACGGCGCGGTGCTGCGGGTCCACGTCGTCCCCGGCGCCGGGCGAGCGGGCGTGGCGGGTCTCCATGGCGACGCGCTCCGCGTGCGGGTCGCGGCGCCGCCGGTCGAGGGGGCGGCCAACCGGGAGCTGCTCCGCCTCCTCGCCCGGCTGCTGGGCGTCCGGCCGGGAGACCTGGAGCTCGAGGGCGGGGTGCACGGACGGGAGAAGCGGGTGCGGGTCCGCGGGCTTGCCGCCGAGACGGTGCGGGAGCGCCTGGGCGCGGTGCCGTCCGTTGACAGGGAGAAGGGGCGTAGTTAG